The stretch of DNA CCTGCCCCACGCCAGCGCCCTTTCGGTCATGCTCATCCTGGCCGTGATGGCCCCCCTGACCGCCGTCCTCCTGATGCGCAAGAAAGAGAAGCCCGGCGTCATCCTTTCGGAGGATACGTGAAGCGGAGCAAGCTGCCCATGCTCGTGACCGGGTTCGTCCTGGTCTTCTTCTACTTGCCCATCCTGATCCTGATCGTCAACTCCTTCAACGCCTCCCGCTTCAGCAGCACGTGGCAGGGCTTTTCGCTGAAGTGGTATGCGCGGCTTTTCCATGAGCCCGAGATCTGGGCCGCGGCCCGCAACACTTTGGTCATCGCCGTCGGGGTCACCCTGGTCGCCCTGGTTCTGGGCACCACCTCGGCCCTGGCCCTGCACCGCTTTGCCCGCTCGCGGCTGCAGCGCTTTCACTACACCCTGATCTACACGCCGCTCGTCGTGCCCGAGATCCTGATGGGCATCAGCCTGCTGATGGCCTTCGTCGCGGCCGGCGTCCGGCTGGGCCTGGGCACGATCTTCCTGGCTCATGTCACTTTCTGCATCAGCTATGTCGCCCTGGTCGTCCTGGGGCGCCTGCAGGACTTCGATTTCTCGGTTATTGAAGCGGCCCAGGACTTGGGCGCCGGTTGGTGGGCGACGACCCGTCGGGTTCTGCTGCCGATGCTCGCGCCCGGCCTCGCGGCCGGCGGCCTGCTGGCCTTCACCCTGTCGTTGGATGATTTCGTCATCACCTTCTTCGTGGCCGGGCCGGGGGCCACGACCCTGCCCATCCGGGTCTACAGCATGATCAAGCACGGGGCGACGCCGCTCATCAACGCGCTCTCGACCTTGCTCCTGCTCATTACCTTCACCACCGTCTTCGTCAGCCAGCGGCTGACCCGATCGAAACCATTGGAGGGAACATGACCAACCTGCGCATCCGTCCGTTCCGGGCGGCCGTTCTCGCCCTGGCCGCCGCCGGCCTCCTTCTCGGCTTGTCCGCCTGCGCCAAGCCGGCCAAGGAGCCCGCCGTCCTTCACGTCTATACCTGGGCCGACTACATCAAGCCCGAGCTGGTGGCCCGGTTCGAGGCCGAGAACGGCTGCAAAGTGGTCATCGACACCTTCGACTCCAACGAGGCCATGTACGCCAAGATCAAGGCCGGGGCCACCGGCTACGACCTGATCACGCCGACGAGCTACATGGTCAGTCTGATGCAGTCGCAGGGCCTGCTGCAGCCGCTGGACAAGGCCAAGCTTCCCAACATCGTCCGGATCGACCCCGAGTACCTGTCCATCGCCGTCGATAAGACCATGGACCACTCCGTCCCGTACATGATCACCAACACCGGGATCGCCTATCTCAAGAGCAAGGTCAAGGACTTCGAGCCGAGCTGGGCCATGTTCGGCCGGGCCGACCTGAAGGGCCGCATGGTCATGCTCAACGATATGCGGGAAACGATCGGCGGCGCCCTCAAGTTCCTCGGCTTCAGCCTCAACACCCGGAACGAGGAGGAGCTGGCCAAGGCCCGGGACATCGTTCTGGGCTGGAAGAAGAACCTGGCTAAATTCGAAAACGAACAGTACAAGTCGGGCCTCGCCTCGGGCGAGTTCCTGCTCGTCCACGGCTATAGCGGGGACATCCTGCAGGTCCAGTCCGAAAACGCCGATGTGACCTTCGCCATGCCCCGCGAAGGGGGCACGATCTCCTGCGACGACCTGGTCATCCCCAAGGCGGCCAAGGCTGTGGCCCTGGCCCACGCCTTCATCAACTTCCTGCATGAGCCCAAGGTGGCGGCCGACAACACCAACTTCACCCAGTACCTCTGCCCCAACAAGGATGCCTACCCGCTGCTGTCCGAGGCCATCAAGAACAATCCGGCCATCTTCCTGGCCCCGGAAATCAGGGCCAAGTGCGAAGTCCTGGACGACCTCGGCGCCGACAACGCCAAGTGGGTCAAGGTCTGGGACGAGATCAAGGCGGCCAAGTAGACTCGGCGGCGAAGGGGACGGGCGGCCGAGGATTGCACCGAGCGGCGGAAACTCGTAGAATTCCGCGCATGAGAAAAGCTGGATCCGCCCTTGCCGTCGTCATCGCCGCCCTGGCGGTCTCCGTTTTGGCCGCCGCCGCTCTCGCGCCGCGTGCGCCCCAGGCCGTCCCCGCTTCCGCCGTCGCGGAGGGCCCGGACGGGCTCAAGATCTGGAAAGTCCCCAACGTCAGCGAGGGGGCCGAGTGCTATTTCTCGCCCGACGGGAAGTCGCTCATCTATAACGGCAAGGAGACCGGCGACCCGACCCACCAGGTCTACACCATCCGGTTGGACGGGACGAACCGCAAGCGGATCAACGACAAGGGCGCCGACGCCTGCTCGTATTGGCGGCCCGACGGCAAGGCCCTGATCTGGACCTCGACCCGCGACCACCTCGACATGAAGCCGGGCAACTTTTCCGACGTGCGCGATTACCCGCAGGGCGCGGAGATCTATACCTCCGACCTGGACGGGGGGCATGTCGTCCGGGTGACCAACAACACCAATTACGACGCCGAGGTCACCTATGCCCCGGACGGCCATAAGATCGTTTTCGGCCGCCAGATCGAGGGCCGCATGGATCTCTGGACGATGAATCCGGACGGCTCGAACCAGAAGCAGATCACCTTCACCCCCGATTGGCAGGAAGGCGGGTCCGTCTTCCTCCCCGACAACAAGACCATCATCACCCGGGCCTGGAAGATGTCCGAACAGGATTTGCCGTCCAAGCAGATGCAGCTGTTCCTGCTCAACGAGGACGGGTCCGATATCCGCCAGATCACGACCGAGCCCGGGACGCACTGGTCGCCCTATCCGGCTCCGGACGGCGTCCATGCGGTCTACGTCAAGCTTCTTCCCCCGCGCAACTTCGAGATCTTCCTGATCAACCTTAAGACGGGCGAGGAGAAGCGGCTGACCACCAACGACGCC from Candidatus Aminicenantes bacterium encodes:
- a CDS encoding ABC transporter permease subunit, which gives rise to MKRSKLPMLVTGFVLVFFYLPILILIVNSFNASRFSSTWQGFSLKWYARLFHEPEIWAAARNTLVIAVGVTLVALVLGTTSALALHRFARSRLQRFHYTLIYTPLVVPEILMGISLLMAFVAAGVRLGLGTIFLAHVTFCISYVALVVLGRLQDFDFSVIEAAQDLGAGWWATTRRVLLPMLAPGLAAGGLLAFTLSLDDFVITFFVAGPGATTLPIRVYSMIKHGATPLINALSTLLLLITFTTVFVSQRLTRSKPLEGT
- a CDS encoding spermidine/putrescine ABC transporter substrate-binding protein produces the protein MTNLRIRPFRAAVLALAAAGLLLGLSACAKPAKEPAVLHVYTWADYIKPELVARFEAENGCKVVIDTFDSNEAMYAKIKAGATGYDLITPTSYMVSLMQSQGLLQPLDKAKLPNIVRIDPEYLSIAVDKTMDHSVPYMITNTGIAYLKSKVKDFEPSWAMFGRADLKGRMVMLNDMRETIGGALKFLGFSLNTRNEEELAKARDIVLGWKKNLAKFENEQYKSGLASGEFLLVHGYSGDILQVQSENADVTFAMPREGGTISCDDLVIPKAAKAVALAHAFINFLHEPKVAADNTNFTQYLCPNKDAYPLLSEAIKNNPAIFLAPEIRAKCEVLDDLGADNAKWVKVWDEIKAAK